A stretch of Ipomoea triloba cultivar NCNSP0323 chromosome 11, ASM357664v1 DNA encodes these proteins:
- the LOC115995918 gene encoding uncharacterized protein LOC115995918: MSNLTNLEFVGLDISGKNYLSWVLDVEMHLNAKGLDETIKENNDASIQDRAKAMIFIRHHLDQGLKDEYLTVKEPSELWKNLKERYDHQRTVILPKARYDWLHLRLQDFKTVSEYNSAMFKISSQLLLCGEKITDDDMLEKTFSTFHASNMVLQQQYREKGFTKYSQLISCLLVAEQNNELLLKNHEARPTGSIPFPEVNSVSNNNNAKGHGRGHSRRRGNGRYRGYNPGSGQNRRGGYNSKNKNYHRKGESSGAKHDKDKRENYSKRTESICYRCGMTGHWERVCHTSKHFVDLYQASLKGKANIESNNVFMEDDFVDTQLDVEDYLGPVENLN, translated from the coding sequence ATGTCAAACCTTACAAATCTTGAATTTGTGGGACTTGATATATCTGGAAAAAATTACCTGTCATGGGTATTAGATGTTGAAATGCATCTAAATGCAAAGGGTCTCGATGaaactattaaagaaaataatgatgCCTCGATTCAAGATCGAGCAAAGGCAATGATTTTCATTCGCCATCACCTTGACCAAGGGTTGAAAGATGAATATCTTACTGTGAAAGAACCCTCTGAACTCTggaaaaatttgaaagaaagaTATGACCACCAAAGGACAGTAATTCTCCCAAAAGCCCGTTATGATTGGCTTCACTTGCGTTTGCAAGATTTTAAAACTGTGAGCGAATATAATTCTGCTATGTTTAAAATAAGCTCTCAGTTGTTGTTATGTGGGGAGAAAATCACTGATGATGATATGCTTGAAAAAACCTTCTCTACTTTTCATGCATCGAATATGGTGCTACAACAGCAATATAGAGAGAAGGGTTTTACTAAATATTCCCAGTTGATTTCATGTCTTCTGGTGGCTGAACAAAATAATGAGCTGTTGTTAAAAAACCACGAAGCACGTCCTACTGGCTCAATCCCATTCCCCGAGGTGAATAGTgtgtctaataataataatgctaagGGCCATGGCCGTGGCCATAGCCGTAGACGGGGAAATGGAAGATATCGTGGTTATAATCCTGGTAGTGGACAAAATCGTCGTGGTGGTTACAattccaagaataaaaattaCCATCGAAAAGGGGAAAGTAGTGGTGCAAAACATGATAAGGACAAACGTGAAAATTATTCCAAACGTACTGAAAGCATATGTTATCGTTGTGGCATGACTGGCCATTGGGAGCGCGTTTGTCATACATCAAAGCACTTTGTGGACCTCTATCAGGCATCCCTGAAAGGAAAAGCAAATATAGAGTCCAACAATGTTTTTATGGAAGACGATTTTGTTGACACACAGTTGGATGTTGAAGATTATCTTGGGCCAGTTGAAAATCTAAATTAA